A window of the Juglans microcarpa x Juglans regia isolate MS1-56 chromosome 5D, Jm3101_v1.0, whole genome shotgun sequence genome harbors these coding sequences:
- the LOC121266620 gene encoding berberine bridge enzyme-like 8, whose product MQNQRLPKMRTLVLLPAAMLSWLPLLLLSISWISSVSATSGSFIHCLLSHSQPSHPISAAIYTPSNGSYSSVLQSYIRNLRFNMSTTRKPYLILTALHESHIQAAVVCAHRHNLQMKIRSGGHDYEGVSYVAEVPFFILDMFNLRSIHIDMESETAWVQTGATLGEVYYRIYEKSKTHGFPAGVCPTVGVGGHFSGGGYGNMMRKYGLSVDNIIDAQIVDVKGKLLDRKSMGEDLFWAITGGGGASFGVVVSYKIKIVRVPKTVTVFRVEKTLDQNATHIVYRWQHVADKLDNNLFIRLILDVVNGTDGQKTGRATFLALFLGDSDKLLLVMKKSFPELGLKKSDCNETSWVQSVLFWTNFPLGTANDVLLSRTPQSLTYLKRKSDYVKKPISKDGLELIWKRLIELQYVILTFNPYGGRMAEIPAEESPFPHRAGNLAKIQYAVNWNQAGQELTNYYINLTRKLYSYMTPYVSKNPREAFYNYKDLDLGINHNGKDSYSEGKVYGIKYFKGNFKRLVKIKSQVDPGNFFRNEQSIPTRPHGR is encoded by the coding sequence ATGCAGAATCAAAGATTACCAAAAATGAGAACTTTAGTACTACTGCCTGCAGCAATGCTTTCATGGCTCCCACTTCTCCTACTCTCCATCTCATGGATTTCTTCCGTTTCAGCCACCTCTGGCTCATTTATTCACTGCCTTTTGAGCCATTCTCAGCCCTCTCATCCAATCTCTGCAGCTATCTATACTCCCAGCAATGGCTCCTACTCTTCTGTTCTGCAATCTTACATCCGGAACCTCCGATTCAACATGTCCACAACCCGAAAACCTTATCTTATTCTCACTGCTTTGCATGAGTCCCATATTCAAGCAGCTGTGGTTTGTGCTCACAGGCACAATCTGCAAATGAAGATTAGAAGTGGAGGCCATGACTATGAGGGTGTTTCTTATGTTGCCGAGGTCCCGTTCTTTATCCTCGACATGTTTAATCTCCGTTCCATTCACATTGATATGGAAAGTGAGACCGCTTGGGTCCAGACTGGGGCAACTCTCGGCGAGGTTTACTATAGAATCTACGAGAAAAGTAAAACCCATGGCTTTCCTGCTGGTGTTTGTCCCACAGTCGGTGTCGGTGGGCATTTTAGCGGAGGAGGTTATGGTAATATGATGAGAAAGTACGGCCTGTCAGTGGATAACATTATTGACGCTCAGATTGTCGACGTTAAGGGCAAACTTCTTGACAGAAAATCTATGGGAGAAGATCTGTTTTGGGCCATTACAGGTGGTGGAGGAGCTAGCTTTGGAGTGGTTGTTTCTTACAAAATCAAAATTGTTCGCGTTCCGAAAACAGTGACTGTTTTCCGAGTTGAGAAGACCTTGGACCAAAATGCAACACACATCGTTTACCGGTGGCAACATGTTGCAGATAAGCTGGATAACAACCTTTTCATCAGGCTTATCCTGGACGTGGTAAATGGAACTGATGGCCAGAAGACTGGAAGAGCTACATTCCTTGCCTTGTTCCTTGGAGACTCTGACAAACTTCTCCTAGTCATGAAAAAGAGCTTCCCTGAATTGGGATTGAAAAAATCAGATTGCAACGAAACCAGCTGGGTTCAATCTGTGCTTTTCTGGACCAACTTCCCTCTCGGGACAGCAAACGATGTTTTGCTCAGCCGAACACCTCAATCTCTAACCTACTTGAAGAGGAAATCAGACTATGTGAAGAAGCCAATTTCCAAGGATGGGTTAGAGCTGATTTGGAAGAGATTGATTGAACTGCAGTACGTAATACTAACATTCAATCCTTATGGTGGAAGAATGGCTGAGATTCCAGCGGAGGAATCTCCATTCCCACATCGAGCTGGGAATCTAGCAAAGATTCAGTATGCAGTAAACTGGAATCAGGCAGGGCAAGAGTTGacaaattactatataaatctaACAAGAAAGCTTTACAGTTACATGACTCCATATGTGTCCAAGAATCCAAGAGAGGCCTTTTACAACTACAAAGATCTTGACCTAGGTATCAACCACAACGGAAAGGACAGTTACTCGGAAGGAAAAGTTTATGGAATCAAGTATTTCAAGGGTAATTTCAAGAGGTTGGTGAAAATCAAGAGTCAGGTTGATCCTGGTAACTTCTTTAGGAATGAACAAAGTATCCCTACTCGGCCGCACGGACGGTAG